A segment of the Lolium perenne isolate Kyuss_39 chromosome 3, Kyuss_2.0, whole genome shotgun sequence genome:
ttcctcctttttaagtagtagagatataatactccctccatcctatgaaacttgtcatacatctaaattttaacaaaattAAGACAAGTTTcacgagagagagagggagtaGAAGTGATAATTATTTAACATTGGCTGGTTTCTGTTTGGTCGTGCTTTGTTGAGTCTGATTCTAATACAAGCAGGCACATATTTCCATATTAAGCATATACAGTCTAGCTTGACTGAAGGGTTTAGCCATGGAAGTTAATTTTATCGAAACATGATAgtgctcattgttttcatttgtggCGGGATATTGGGGAACAAATATTTGTCTAGTCAGTTTGTGTTCTGCACATGGAAACTCATGTTGGTTCGTGGgcaatttttttttaaataatacacttttaATTATTAATTCCAGGAATAATAGCCGTTTTTAgcaaatttcagaaataatacaccgtcgggttCGAGAAACCCGAAATTCTAAAATCAGGTTTGGGGTGCCCGAATTTGTAAAATCGGGTTTGAGAAACCCGATTATAAGATTCTCCTGCGGCgtggaaaaaaataaaaaaacgagaAATGAAAATTCGGTGTCGAGGAACCCGATTTCAATAAATCGGGCATTCTGAACCCGATTTTAATAAATCGGGCCTGTTGAACCCGAGTTGTTGTTACCAGGATTTCTTCCCGCCTTTTCGCGTTCACACCGCCGTGTTTCCCACCCGCCCTTGCCGCCACCCTTCCCGCCACTCTTTCCCGCCATCATCTCCCGCCAATTTTATCCCGCCATTATCTCCCgctatattttcccgccacgatgttgaatttttgcctataaaaggaggcatcgctACTTTGGATTGCCTAAGTGCTTGTATCTCTCTCTTTTTTCTGTTTGCTCGCCCTTAGCCATCATGAGTGTGCCGTGCTCTGACCAGGAGTTTAGGCCAgtgaaggcgaaggctgcaagtttgcccccccgggtgtgactgcggagcggtgttggtgcggctgtcttgctaaggttaagcaggtggaggatttctccgaccagttcggcatgaaatttttcatgtgtgcgagctatgagcatgatctaccccgtagttcagcttcgtcgtccaccaggccgccGGTATGTTTTGACATAATTTTATGTTggcttaatttttttttgtgaatGTGATTTAATGTTACTGTTTGTGTTGCAGTCTCTCCCACCCCTATGCAAATGGTATCACTGGATAGACACGGAGCAGCCGGACTGGGCGCGACAGGAGGTTGAGGAGAAACACCGGCGTGCGTGGGCAACATTCTTTGAGGAGGAGCGTCAGGAAAAGGCTCGTGCTAATGCTAAAGCAGAGCGAGAGAGGCAGATCCAGAAACTAAGGGCGGAACAAGCTCGTAATCGcgaggtgaatcagaagaggatggatgatgaggctgcacgtaggtttgcagaggaagaggtgcgcagggaggctcgtgaagcggagaggaagagactaagggaaagagctgctgaggcgcaagcagcagaagaacgcggcgacaagtctggaaaatggccacggtgGACGCAGGGAAAGTACTGTGATGTGTCGTACTGgctatgtatcttaatttcagttttaGTTTGTCGTTGTATCTTAAGTTCCGTTGTAGTGATAAGACGTATTTTAATTTCAGCTATattgtatcttaatttcagtttaAGTTCCGTTGTATCCCCGCCCAAATtgaccgccactttcttcccgccaaaatTCCCCGCCATATTTTCCCGCCCAAATTCCCCTCCATTTCTCCccgcccatttttcccgccacagCCCTGCAGCTCACATCTTCCCGCCGAAACTCACCCCTTCTAGCCTATAAAAACCCACACCGTCTCCTTGTATTTCAGTGTGATGTCTCTACAAGATGGATCCCCCATACAAGAATCCCCCCCCCCATCTTTTTGATGAATTCATGGCCAAACCTCTTCTAGACAGTGCCCGCTATGTGATGAGGGAGAGTAAGGTAGAGACATTCGAGGAGTTCATCAGTAGCGACGCCATGCTCCGAAAGGTGGGTAGGGAATTTGAGACTTGGTCTTTTGGAATTGGACTGTGGAAGATGCCTGCTCGTAGCCCACGGGAAATAAGGTGtgagcttatcaggttgaatgagaaGTGGAAGACACTAACATGAAAGGATGAAGAAGAAAaggaaaagttattgaaatatccATTACGATGGGTGGCTGAGagcgaggacgacgatgatatctttgagcctagcagcaaggcgaagaaagctgcatcgtcgaagggcaagagtgccaactcctcgaagggcaagagtgctgcatcgccggtcgtcgactcggacgacgacttcgagcctagcacgaagtcgaagaaagctgcatcgtcgaagggcaagagtgccaaGTCCTCGAAGGGCAAGGGAAAGGGTGTGCTGCGTTCTTAGTGTTCTAGTTATCAGTAGTCATGGATCTTTCAGTATGTTGTAGCGTTGGTGTACCGTTTAATTTGTTAGCAGAGAGGTATGTTGCAATAGTAAGTTGTATCTTAAACATCGCTTGAAGTTGAATTTGAAATGTTTGTTGAACAGAGTGATTGCTTCCTGCAGATATCTCTTGTCAGCATATCTAGCACCAATTGAGATGCTGTTCATGTTGTACTCCCGGGCTGAATCGTGCCGATCATCCACTATCATTGCCTCCGACAAATCATGGTTCCAAGAAGAGGGGATCGGATCCCCCTCCTCGTTGTCATCTGAATTATCGGATCCACCGGATTCATCTGAGTCAAGCTCATCGTCCACtccatcctcgtcttcctcgtccatcatgttctgtatctggtcttcttcttcatcctcgcTTTGAAGCTCGACACTACCGTCATGACCAGCAGTTGCATGGCTACTCTGCACGGATTGGAAACTGTTGCCGCATGCATCTGAACTTTGACTGCTCTGGCCTGGATGGAACTCACCCTCGCCTTCCTGGGAATTCACCTCCTTCGCCTGGGGAAGCATTGAGGCGATGGGGTGAGTTCCCCTGCGCTCGCACGCTTCTAACCAGTGCACCCACTGAGAGGTCCGCTCAATCGGCTTCAACCGCCAGAAAATTTGGGTACTTGAGCTGCTCCACAAAGCATGCACACCAATAATGTATGCTTCCGGATTAAGCCCGAAATTCACGGTCAACCACTCCTTCAACTGACTAACTCGCCATGTTTTTGGGTTTGACAGATGCAACTCCTCATACCGAAACTCGCTCAGATCAGCTCCCATCGGAGTTGTTCGGACCGTCCCGTTACCGAAGTAAACAACAAATTTTACTCTATCTGACATATCTGCTCACCTATACAAATTACAGACTCGTCAAAAAAATCTAACACCTACactcataaataaataaaaataccaACGACGACCAACTACATATCTGTAACTAATCCGGCAAGCTAACGAACACACCATGCATAATTATACCATCTAATATCACggattagggtttacccttgaaGCGTGCGAAACTGCTCCGTTAGCAGGCCAGCTCCTCCACCAAGCAGCAACACCAGCACCAGCACGcagtagcaccaccaccacctctaccaccaccaccaccaccaccagcaccaGCACCTCCACCAGCACCTCCACCAAAACGCTCACAAATCTAACCCATCTATAGATCAGGTGATTCTACAGCACTTGATGGTGAAATTACAGCACAATGTTGGACAAATCGCAGCTAAATGGGAGAAAACAGAGGTGGAGCTGAGAGGAAACGAGAGAGAGGGCTGTTGTGAGGAAGaactgaggaggaagaagaggagcagCGTCGGGCGGGCGATTTTAACCAGGGAATCTCGGGCTCGGGGAACCCGAAGTGCCCGTGTCGGGGTCGACGACGCCGAATTCTCCGCCTCGGGATGCTGCGACCCGACATGTCTGCCGCTGGCAGGCCGACAGGCCGACATCGCTTTACTCGGGATTCCCTGCGCCGAATAAAGTGACTCGGGCTCAGCGTGCCCGACAATGCGCGGCAGGGCCAGATTCCTCTCGTTTCGGGGTCGAGTGCCCCGATTTTGAAACTTCGGGCTCAGTGCACCCGACGGGTCGGCCTTTTTCTAATGATTTCGGTTACTATTTTGTAAAAGACCACACCAATTGCTAAATAAAAGAAGAAGGCAGAATTAATAAGGCCGGCGTGGGCTCTAACGCAACAACACAGAAACATAGGCAAAAGAAAGGCCCAACAAAGTCTATCACTTCCAGCTAGGAGGAGCCACACTGCGGCGGCGCAGCCCCATCTGCTCTTTTCCGGCCAGGTTAACCGGCCGAGACCCCATCCGCTGGCTGGCTGAGCACGCACGGACCGCTCCATGGCTCCATGCTGCTTTCCTGTCTCAACAAGGGACTGCGCGGAGCTCGGGGACGGGCCGGCGGGGCTGATCGCCGACCGCGTCCTCGCGTGCGACGTCGCTGACTACGTCTGCTTCCGCGCCGTGTGCCGTTCGTGGCGGCGGTGCTCCGCGGACCCGCGCGCGCACGGAGGCCTGGACCGGCGGTTCCATCCCCGGCGGTGGCTCATGCTCCGCGAGGAACTCGCCGTGCCGGACCGCCGCTCCTTCCTGAACACATCCACCGGCGACTGCGTGCAGGTCGACATCCCGGAACTCCGAGACCATCTGTTGCTCGCTGTCACCCCCGAGGGACTCCTCGTTCTGGTCCACAAGCCACAGCGCGCCACCGTCCGCCTGCTGAACCCGCTCACCCGCCACCTCATCGAGCTCCCGCCACTCACCACTCTGCTGCCTCCAAAGGACCACGGCAAGCTTTCAGAGGATAATCTATATTTCGATGGGGAATTCAAGGCGTGGGGCTCCGGCGTTGCCACTGATGATTCAATGGTGGTGCTATGCTTCAGCAAGCTCCGCATGATTGGCATAGCTAAGCCCGGCCATGACTCCTGGAATCTGCTAGAATACCGCGGTGATGGCATGACAACGGCACCTCTAATGTTTGCAAGCCGCTTCTACTGTGTTAACCTCAGTGGTGTCATGGTGCTGGACTTGGGTGCAGATCAGCCACCACAGCTTAAGGTGGCTGCCGAGCTCAATATGCTTATCTCGCCAATTTCGGATAGCATGCACCTTGTAGACAATTGCGGGGAGCTGATGCTAGTACATCGTCGTTGCGGACACCTACTGAACACGGGATTTAAATCTGGGAGGTTATGTGACGCTTATCGAGTTGATTTGGACAGCGGGACACTATTCCCGGTCGACGACTTGGGCGGCAGTGCGGTGTTCGCGGGCTTCCATTGCACTTTTTCGGTGCCTCTAGAGGTTTTCCCCTCCGGCACCATGAGTGCGGACACCATCTACTTCAGCTTTGACATTCGAGAGACAAGTATATTCAAAGCTCGAGCATATAATCTCAGAGACGGAGGCATCCAACTCTCATGGAACTTGGTGCCACAGCCGCATACTCTTGTTGACTGTCTGTCTTTGTCCAATACTGTTGAAGAGCGTATTGATTCAACCAGCATACATACAAGTGGTCTATGGTGGAGAGGAGTTTAGCCCTTAAAGGAAAAGGCATAGTATGCACATGATATTTTACTGGCCTTGTGAGGAGGTGATGTTGAACCAACACACAGTTGCATGTTGTGCTAAAAGATCTAGTTCAGTTGGAGAATATATCAATATATACTCCTACCCTTTTATTTATCTATGCAGCATGGTGTTTGTGCGATTCTCTGGTTTTTCTACCTATGCCAAACATGCTGCTACGACTGTTTAATTTTGgttgtttcttattttcttctGACTTTTGCTTAAATATATCTGGCTTGTTAGTTGTAAGCATGATTCTGCCAGATTGCTAGTCTAGGAACAGTGAACAGTCAAGCCATGAAAGGGCATCTGCCTAGTCAGTGTACAGGATAGTGCCCACATTTTTTTTGCTGATTTATTATGTTATGGGAACCTGATACTATACTGATACATAAGACATGCCAGGAGCCTCCTAGTTCTGATATCATCGCGTCAAAGTTAGATTCCCTTTTATTCTTCTAGCTTTCTTGTCACATTGTACTCTTGCCAATGCAATCTGCAAACATTCATTGTTGAGGGGCATTTATGTAATTCTAGCTAGAAGTAGACTGTTATCCTATCAAAATCTGTTGCTTCTATCTTTCAAATGCACCTTATTGTGCTATTTATAATATCAGGACAATATTATGGTTCTCCAATTTCTCACCTGAAATAGTCCTGAATTCTATTGCTACGGCTGCCTTCTCTgtaatttattttttatttgtttGTCTAGAGGCATCAGAATGTAGTAAGTGGAAAATATTTTCTATGTGCTGAACTGCTGGTTAATCTTTGCTACAATCCTGTAATTCTGCTGGGCTTGAATAATAACTGCTTGGTCTTAACAAGCTTAATGGTAACGCTTCTAATATCTGGTCCTCAGTCTTACAGTGCCGTCTGACTAATGCTGTTCAACATGCTTCTTTTGTACAGCGATTAACTTTATTTATATCTTGAAGCTTGGTagagctaccaaacacaccctgttGATGAGTCACAATGGGTTGCTAGTGTCATAAACTCATAGTCATAGAAGTTGTATGTCATTGTGATTTCCTTTAAAAACATGATCTGCTTCATATGATTTTTTATCTTAATTTGATCATAATTCATGGTTTCATTAACGCCAAACTTTAGCTAGCTAGTGACACCTATGCTACAACGTTTATCCTTCTATGTTGCTTTGTGGAATTAGTTCAGTCCAAAGCAGAAGGAAACCTGTAGTGCCAGTCGAAACAAGCCCCCTCTTGAGTACAGGGAGCAGGCCTCAATCTTTTTTTAATACATTACATATTGATACTTTTTTCTAGGGATTATCGATAATAGTTACATCGTTAATGAATTtgtctaaaagaaagttagagggtTCATCAATCCAATTACAAGAATCTTTATTAAGAAAACAAACTCTAGCAATCTCGTGAGCTACCTGATTTGCTTTTCTTGGGCAATACTTAAAAACTATGGTTCCAATCGATGACACCAAGTCCACACAATCCGCATATATAGTTGAAGAATTACTCCACCACCTCGTTTCTCCTACGAGAGCTTTGATTGTTTCAACTGGGTCAGACTCGGCCACAACTCTATTACATCCCATCCTGGATGCTAAAGATAGCTCTTCCCTCATTGTCGTCACTTCCACCATCGCAACTGAAGATATATGGGGGAGAATTCACATGTCGTGGATCAGGCCTCGTCGACTTTGCATCTCCTAATCAGGTAATCCCCCTGGCAACCTTTGCTGCATTCGCTGTCACGGCTAGGATGGATAGTCTGCATTTATTGATCGGGGGCGGTACTACTTCATCGTGTGTACGACGACGTCTCATCCACCAAAGATACCAGAAGGTAACTGATACAGTTTTCTCCATATCAACGACCTCTAGTCGTTGAAAAGAATTATCTGCGAGCCGAAGAAGTGCCAAAACTGCAGAATCCGAGCGATCAATAAACAGAGCTTCATAATGATATCGCTCGCCCTAAAACCCTCCACATACTGATACGTTTAGTTTGTTAAGAATCGCAGGACTTGGGAGTAGCTAGCTAGTTGATCGTATTATTGGATGGATAGATATCCGTTTGCGTACGACCCTGCCGACCTCCGAAGCCTTTTTATACCCTGGGGCCGGACCGCGACTGCAACAAGGCAGGATGGAAGCCGCCCGATCATCCAATGCCCCATCTCGTCGGGCAAAGCGGATGCCGCTAGTGCTCTGGGTCCGCCGCCCCTGGTCTCAGGTGTCTCTGTTCAGGCCAAGAAGGAAACGTCGGCGCCCTTATTGCTGCACCAAGCGCGCACGCGCCGACCTCGCCTGCTCCACCAAGTTTGTTACTACTACAATGTGAGCTTAAACTATCACTTCTTCTTCAATAGATTACCGGCCCTGATTAATATGGATCCCATATGATTTGCAGGAGGGAATGTGTGCATCTAGGGGACGACATGGCAGGGCTGATCGCGGAACGCGTCCTCGCCTACGACGTCGCCGACTACATCCGCTTCCGCGCCGTGTGCCGCTCGTGGCGGCGGTGCTCCGTTGATCCACGAGCGCAAGGCTGGCTCGACCGCCGGTTCCATCCCCACCGGTGGAGTATCTTCCGAGACGTACGCACCACGCCCGACCACCTCCGCTTCCTCAACACCTGCACCGGCGAGTGCATCTGGGTGGACCTCCCGGAGCTCCGTGGCCACAAGGTGCTCGGCCACAGCTGTGAGGGTCTCCTCGTCCTGCTCAGCGACCACGACCTCATTCGGCTGCTCAACCCGCTCACCCGCCAACTCACAAACTTGCCACCGCTCACCACTCTGCTGGTGCCCTCGGAGAGCCAAAACTTGCTCTCTCAATGGTCTATCGAGACATACTTCAACGCGTGGGGCTCCGGAGTTTCCAAAGATGATTCAGCGTTTGTGCTCTGTCTCAACTCACTCGGAATTCTAGGGGTTGCCAAGCCGGGCGATCTGTGCTGGACGTTGTTGAAGTCTGACGGCAAGGAAAAGGTATCCTCAATGTTTGCAGGCCCTTTCTAGTGTTGTAATATATACCTCCATTTTTTTTAGAGTAGTTTTGTCATAAATCGAGGGAGAGACCACACTTTGAACTTTTGAACAATTGGTCGCATGCAAAATCGGAAACCTGGTTGAGTTTGCCTCGTCGAGTTGATTGAAAACAGGTACAATAAATGAAAGACCCATATGAAAATATCTCCCGCCGGCCCGCCGCTCACCATGCTCCGAGAACCACAACAAGCTTTCTGGATGGTCTT
Coding sequences within it:
- the LOC139838314 gene encoding uncharacterized protein, with the protein product MAPCCFPVSTRDCAELGDGPAGLIADRVLACDVADYVCFRAVCRSWRRCSADPRAHGGLDRRFHPRRWLMLREELAVPDRRSFLNTSTGDCVQVDIPELRDHLLLAVTPEGLLVLVHKPQRATVRLLNPLTRHLIELPPLTTLLPPKDHGKLSEDNLYFDGEFKAWGSGVATDDSMVVLCFSKLRMIGIAKPGHDSWNLLEYRGDGMTTAPLMFASRFYCVNLSGVMVLDLGADQPPQLKVAAELNMLISPISDSMHLVDNCGELMLVHRRCGHLLNTGFKSGRLCDAYRVDLDSGTLFPVDDLGGSAVFAGFHCTFSVPLEVFPSGTMSADTIYFSFDIRETSIFKARAYNLRDGGIQLSWNLVPQPHTLVDCLSLSNTVEERIDSTSIHTSGLWWRGV